Proteins encoded within one genomic window of Mesorhizobium sp. AR10:
- a CDS encoding peroxiredoxin: MADLDVGDLAPKFDLPRDGGGSLNLAAFPGKPVVLYFYPQDDTTSCTTEAISFSQLKPEFEKAGAVVIGLSPDSVKKHDKFKSKYDLTIDLVADEERKVIEAYHLWVEKTMYGRNYMGVERATFLIGKDGRIARIWRKVRVKGHAEEVLEAVRAL, translated from the coding sequence ATGGCTGACCTCGACGTGGGCGATCTTGCGCCGAAATTCGACCTTCCGCGCGACGGTGGCGGGTCGCTCAACCTCGCCGCATTCCCTGGAAAGCCTGTTGTACTTTATTTCTATCCGCAGGACGACACCACGAGCTGCACAACCGAGGCGATCAGCTTTTCGCAGCTGAAACCGGAATTCGAGAAGGCCGGCGCCGTTGTGATCGGCCTGTCGCCTGACAGCGTGAAGAAGCACGACAAGTTCAAATCGAAATACGATCTCACCATCGACCTGGTTGCCGACGAGGAGCGCAAGGTGATCGAGGCTTATCATCTATGGGTCGAGAAGACGATGTATGGCCGCAATTACATGGGCGTCGAGCGCGCAACGTTCCTGATCGGCAAGGACGGCCGGATCGCCAGAATCTGGCGAAAGGTCCGGGTCAAGGGGCATGCCGAAGAGGTGCTGGAGGCCGTGCGCGCGCTTTGA